From Penicillium psychrofluorescens genome assembly, chromosome: 6, one genomic window encodes:
- a CDS encoding uncharacterized protein (ID:PFLUO_009486-T1.cds;~source:funannotate) gives MGVIRLPRPAGIYVPGSPSRTLTNDMISPPLSPEFSFDSDAVVPSLLPALEYISSKLQQKMMHVTLLVGRGKPYPTGEPSDLMIIPVTSLDSPSWRILERAIARAAKKFSLGQSWTDALNRSQYERQANEYLMEQSILQNEVVFSQEGLTLLNMDRIYTFKRRLCIFSNRPFSRTDDQSINSCVKLLHRIVTDFQGRPFSKAFFHRVYEQLDVRDDLLTQVASAYKTIHKQDAIILPPQAKAEHSQPRKEHPRRSPIRPARVRRQPPPAKSSMSTKRGPKTPLSASDVTPITRNEWNILVSTDIRQLQPTVTKWTPSPTVFAVA, from the coding sequence ATGGGCGTCATCCGACTGCCTCGCCCAGCGGGCATCTATGTCCCAGGTTCTCCTTCACGAACTCTCACCAACGACatgatctcgccgcctctctctcctgaATTCAGCTTCGACTCTGATGCTGTCGTTCCTTCCCTCCTGCCCGCCCTTGAATACATCTCCTCTAAGCTGCAACAAAAGATGATGCATGTCACACTTCTAGTTGGCCGTGGTAAACCCTATCCCACCGGGGAGCCGTCCGATCTTATGATCATTCCAGTCACTTCCCTTGACTCACCGTCGTGGAGAATACTGGAACGGGCCATTGCTAGGGCAGCAAAGAAGTTTTCTCTGGGCCAGAGCTGGACCGACGCGCTGAACCGCAGCCAGTATGAACGCCAGGCCAATGAGTACCTCATGGAGCAGTCTATCCTCCAGAACGAGGTTGTGTTTAGCCAAGAGGGCTTGACCTTGCTCAACATGGACCGCATTTACACCTTCAAACGCCGGCTCTGTATCTTCTCCAACCGCCCTTTCTCCCGTACCGATGACCAATCCATCAACTCATGCGTGAAGCTGTTGCACCGTATCGTCACGGACTTCCAAGGCCGTCCCTTCAGCAAGGCGTTCTTCCACCGTGTCTATGAGCAGCTGGATGTCCGCGACGACCTGCTCACCCAGGTGGCCAGTGCCTACAAAACCATCCACAAGCAGGATGCTATCATTCTTCCTCCACAAGCCAAAGCCGAGCACTCTCAGCCTCGTAAAGAACATCCTCGGAGGTCGCCGATTCGCCCTGCTCGTGTGCGAAGACAGCCGCCGCCGGCTAAGTCCAGTATGTCGACTAAGCGTGGCCCTAAGACTCCACTGTCCGCATCGGATGTTACCCCCATCACTCGGAATGAATGGAACATCCTTGTGAGCACGGACATTCGACAGCTGCAGCCCACTGTCACCAAGTGGACGCCGTCGCCAACAGTATTTGCCGTGGCCTGA
- a CDS encoding uncharacterized protein (ID:PFLUO_009487-T1.cds;~source:funannotate) produces the protein MPGIRRIPLRAIGIILFIAFLNVVVWIAAAIVLHYHPTLVSTAVLAYTLGLRHAFDADHISAIDLMTRRLLATGQRPVTVGTFFSLGHSTIVIITSIVVAATAAAVSSRFDSFSTIGGIIGSSVSATFLILLGLMNGYILYKLIKQMQKVFSLPAGHEDEAWKIEGGGILFSILKKMFKLIDRPWKMYPLGILFGLGFDTSSEIALLGISSIEAAKGTSFWVILILPALFTDGALMFSLYIQPSANFLPPKPHNSTSDAASTTSDGDELPQSHDNHRDPIAFLYYSIVLTSLTVIVAIVIGVIQLLTMILNVTHAKGKFWDGVQTAGDYYDVIGGSICGSFIIFGGSSVLLYKPWRRWMTRRHARSVVTGEEGYRNDASGGGEQVCDIFDGSMDGGQQCPTETAGKGTLSQVAVKSTGEPGLEDEIV, from the exons ATGCCGGGGATCAGAAGGATTCCACTTCGGGCAATTGGTATCATCTTGTTCATTGCCTTCCTGAATGTGGTCGTGTGGATTGCTGCTGCAATCGTGCTG CACTACCATCC GACATTGGTTTCTACCGCTGTTCTAGCCTACACACTTGGTCTGAGACATGCGTTCGACGCAGACCACATATCT GCCATTGATCTAATGACCCGACGCTTACTTGCTACCGGACAGAGACCCGTTACGGTGGGGACATTTTTCTCACTGGGCCATTCGAC AATTGTCATAATCACGTCTATTGTTGTGGCAGCCACGGCAGCTGCAGTGTCATCGAGATTTGATAGCTTCAGCACTATTGGCGGAATCATTGGCAGCTCTGTCAGTGCCACATTCTTGATTCTACTTGGCTTGATGAATGGGTACATATTGTACAAACTCATCAAACAGATGCAAAAGGTCTTCAGCCTGCCAGCGggccatgaagatgaagCGTGGAAGATTGAGGGAGGTGGAATCCTCTTTTCCATTTTGAAGAAAATGTTCAAACTGATTGATCG GCCCTGGAAGATGTACCCACTGGGAATTCTTTTCGGACTTGGTTTTGACACCTCTTCTGAAATTGCATTACTCGGTATCTCGTCGATTGAAGCAGCAAAGGGAACTTCCTTTTGGGTGATTCTCATTCTCCCAGCTCTGTTCACCG ATGGAGCCCTCATGTTCTCGCTCTACATCCAACCCTCAGCCAACTTCCTGCCACCAAAACCCCACAATAGCACATCAGACGCAGCCTCTACCACTAGTGATGGCGATGAACTACCGCAATCGCACGACAACCACCGCGACCCCATCGCATTCCTCTACTACTCAATTGTCCTAACTTCGTTGACTGTCATCGTGGCCATCGTGATTGGAGTAATTCAACTTCTCACAATGATTTTGAACGTGACGCATGCTAAAGGCAAATTCTGGGATGGTGTGCAAACAGCAGGGGACTATTACGATGTAATCGGTGGGTCTATCTGTGGCTCTTTCATTATATTCGGCGGTTCAAGTGTTCTGCTCTATAAaccatggcgaagatggaTGACTCGGCGGCATGCTCGGAGTGTGGTTACTGGTGAAGAAGGGTATCGGAACGATGCTTCGGGTGGTGGGGAGCAGGTCTGTGACATCTTTGATGGATCAATGGATGGAGGACAGCAATGCCCGACTGAAACTGCTGGTAAAGGGACTTTGTCTCAGGTTGCAGTGAAGTCCACTGGCGAGCCGGGACTCGAGGATGAGATCGTCTAG
- a CDS encoding uncharacterized protein (ID:PFLUO_009489-T1.cds;~source:funannotate) codes for MPPKRKSSDNADAQPKRSKTGGVTTGKESRWSKVSGSANIYENYKTVTDDAPDAYAWKCECKAPFDDDDDDDDEEEPEFDEKDEDEKKDTCDDGKTCFCGKPATEHPGHQWLNIRNPDCFGMYVYNDSYGWGTMEVIENLLVDFEEAEGNWKEQWAMCEAIAMLWLRGAPGPLYMVDDGDHLNQLVDLIGVMFLSMLATLDRNGLLKQDSEVKNLGMIMGLYIRLGFDDDLGFEDLNTRVLAYATKKNIEIRGLMKLQSRVDGLQAEADKITLPASGAKNNDPWDWKKLMGDYEGYCQAIPTYAIKPNKMGGDGCDITTWPSATRKKHSFDKKDPLGKEEMDAIKQGMVIQVA; via the exons ATGCCTCCCAAGCGCAAGTCATCGGACAATGCGGACGCTCAACCCAAACGGTCCAAGACTGGGGGTGTGACTACCGGGAAGGAGTCCCGCTGGTCCAAAGTCTCGGGCTCTGCAAATATCTACGAGAATTACAAGACAGTCACGGACGATGCTCCCGATGCGTACGCGTGGAAATGCGAGTGTAAAGCGCCATtcgatgacgatgacgatgacgatgacgaggaagaaccTGAATTCGACGAGAAAGAcgaggatgaaaagaaa GACACCTGCGACGATGGCAAGACTTGTTTCTGCGGGAAACCCGCCACGGAACATCCCGGCCACCAATGG CTGAACATCCGTAACCCGGACTGCTTTGGCATGTATGTCTACAACGATTCCTACGGCTGGGGTACTATGGAGGTCATAGAGAATCTCCTTGTGGATttcgaagaagccgaggGTAATTGGAAAGAGCAGTGGGCTATGTGCGAGGCCATTGCAATGCTTTGGCTACGCGGTGCTCCCGGTCCGCTGTACAT ggtcgacgacggcgacCATCTCAACCAGCTCGTTGATCTGATTGGAGTCATGTTCCTATCCATGCTAGCCACTTTGGATCGTAATGGCCTCTTGAAGCAAGACTCCGAGGTCAAGAATCTCGGCATGATCATGGGACTGTACATCCGACTTGGATTTGACGATGACCTGGGATTCGAGGATCTTAACACTCGCGTGCTTGCCTATGCGACCAAGAAAAACATTGAAATTCGTGGGCTCATGAAATTACAGAGCCGTGTCGATGGCTTGCAGGCAGaggccgacaagatcacGCTTCCTGCGTCTGGGGCTAAAAATAACGATCCCTGGGATTGGAAAAAGCTCATGGGAGACTATGAGGGTTACTGTCAAGCCATACCGACGTACGCGATCAAGCCCAACAAgatgggcggtgatggcTGTGACATTACGACCTGGCCTAGCGCGACGCGCAAGAAGCACAGCTTCGATAAGAAAGACCCTCTGGGTAAGGAAGAGATGGATGCAATCAAGCAGGGCATGGTTATCCAGGTGGCATAA
- a CDS encoding uncharacterized protein (ID:PFLUO_009488-T1.cds;~source:funannotate) — translation MPDPLFASSSPPEADAEIDQLDIFSSIPPVFILPTHFSLDGLHDVESRLVSHGGNITYDIAEAGLILGRIGQKKRAALELRSRGIWTEDISEPLPANEASSKDSEPPLKRRRTEQHGQPGGAESEVIDLSTESESGSEKYSAQDRNHLPKRLLQTADDQKGSVLVIKLEWLNSSIKAGKPLPKEPYIVYQGRKRTVPTVPAEMGKQIGTTGQSSKQIIQRAKDDAALQSQPVSSGRFGVRRSKEAFDGGSSSQRQPPTLYRQTTSEHDEPTPLPPVPDWVRDQVLYACMRSTPLHPTNEEFISQLEKIRRIRELTLDDIGVRAYSTSIAALAAYPYTIHRPNEIIALPGCDVKIANLFAEFQQHGGCNHTEDDGTVSAADALDTDPVLRVLHTFYKIWGVGAKTAREFYYLRGWRDLDDIVEHGWDSLSRVQQIGVKFYDEFLAGVPRLESENIVAIIHRHASLVRPDAGNDIDCVIVGGYRRGKEISGDVDIMITHRDDAVTRNLVVDLVASLEKERYITHTLSLNLTSSHREQQTIPFRGEGPGKHFDSLDKALVVWQDPHFDIGDVDVDKTTIRKKNPNPHRRVDIIISPWRTIGCAVLGWSGDTTFQRDIRRHAKKAHAWKFDSSGVRERTSGGQVVDLEHGGETWQERERLVMERLGIGWRPPEERCTR, via the coding sequence ATGCCGGACCCCTTGTTTGCAAGTTCATCCCCGCCGGAGGCAGATGCAGAAATCGACCAGCTGGACATCTTCTCGTCAATCCCGCCGGTCTTTATTCTGCCTACTCATTTTTCATTGGACGGATTACATGATGTTGAAAGCCGGCTCGTCAGCCACGGGGGAAATATCACCTACGACATTGCTGAAGCTGGGTTGATCCTGGGGAGAATTGGGCAGAAAAAACGTGCCGCCTTGGAGCTGCGCTCACGCGGTATTTGGACCGAGGATATTTCAGAACCTTTGCCCGCAAATGAAGCCAGTTCGAAAGATTCTGAACCCCCTCTAAAACGAAGGCGAACAGAGCAGCATGGCCAGCCCGGGGGTGCAGAAAGCGAGGTCATCGACCTCAGCACTGAGTCCGAGTCCGGGTCCGAAAAATATAGCGCGCAAGACCGAAATCATCTTCCAAAGCGTCTACTTCAAACGGCTGATGATCAAAAAGGTTCAGTCCTTGTGATCAAGCTTGAATGGCTTAACAGCTCTATCAAGGCCGGGAAACCTTTACCGAAAGAGCCATATATAGTTTACCAAGGTCGAAAGAGGACAGTGCCTACTGTTCCTGCGGAAATGGGAAAGCAAATAGGCACCACAGGACAATCATCCAAACAAATAATTCAGCGCGCCAAAGACGATGCTGCGCTGCAATCACAGCCAGTTTCCTCTGGTAGATTCGGTGTTCGGCGCTCGAAGGAAGCATTTGACGGAGGATCTTCCTCTCAAAGACAACCCCCAACTTTATACCGTCAGACAACCTCCGAGCATGATGAACCCACGCCACTGCCACCCGTTCCAGATTGGGTCCGCGACCAGGTTCTATACGCATGTATGCGCTCAACGCCTCTGCATCCCACAAACGAGGAATTCATTTCACAACTCGAGAAGATCCGCCGCATTCGAGAGCTCACACTTGACGATATTGGGGTACGGGCGTATAGTACCTCAATCGCCGCTCTCGCAGCGTACCCGTACACTATTCATCGACCAAATGAAATCATCGCCTTGCCCGGCTGCGATGTGAAGATCGCGAACCTCTTTGCCGAGTTTCAGCAGCATGGTGGTTGCAATCATACCGAAGACGACGGGACTGTTTCTGCCGCAGACGCCCTCGACACGGACCCGGTATTACGCGTTTTGCACACTTTCTATAAGATTTGGGGCGTTGGTGCCAAAACCGCACGAGAGTTCTATTATCTCCGGGGCTGGCGAGATCTCGATGATATCGTCGAACACGGCTGGGATTCACTTTCTCGTGTGCAGCAAATAGGAGTCAAATTCTATGATGAGTTTCTGGCTGGTGTTCCTCGCCTCGAATCGGAAAACATTGTTGCTATCATCCACCGGCATGCAAGCCTTGTCCGTCCCGATGCCGGCAATGACATTGACTGTGTTATTGTCGGTGGATATCGTCGAGGGAAAGAAATCAGCGGTGACGTGGATATCATGATAACTCACCGCGATGATGCGGTAACGCGAAACCTCGTCGTTGATCTTGTTGCCAGtctcgagaaggagcggTACATCACCCACACTCTCTCCTTGAACCTCACTTCCTCTCATCGAGAGCAGCAGACCATTCCCTTTCGCGGCGAAGGTCCCGGAAAACACTTTGACAGCCTAGACAAGGCCTTAGTGGTCTGGCAAGACCCGCACTTCGACATCGGAGACGTCGATGTCGACAAGACCACTATACGCAAAAAGAATCCAAACCCTCATCGTCGGGTGGATATTATCATCTCGCCCTGGCGAACTATCGGTTGCGCGGTGCTTGGCTGGTCTGGCGACACGACTTTCCAGCGGGATATACGCCGCCATGCAAAGAAGGCCCATGCATGGAAGTTTGACTCGAGTGGCGTTCGGGAGCGAACATCTGGCGGTCAGGTTGTTGATCTTGAGCATGGAGGAGAAACTTGGCAGGAAAGGGAGAGATTGGTGATGGAGCGATTGGGAATTGGATGGAGGCCGCCGGAGGAGAGATGCACACGGTAG